AGTACGATTGCTTACTGATTAAGTGCGATCGCCCTTGGTAATTATCCAAAACACCATTCAAAAAGCGATCGCAGGTTTCGCAATGCTTTAAAAAGTGCCTGAAAGTTTGGTATCAAGAATAATTTCTCGTCGTAGTAAAATACATCACATCAAAATGTAATGTTCATACAGATAAAATCATTTACATATTTAAGCTCCTGAGAATAAAATAGGTATCTGAGACTTATTGATGAGGCGATCGCAAAACAATATCAGCATAAAAAACTTGAGTACGTAGTATAAAAAGACTACATACTTTACTAGTATTAATTCGTATTCGTTAATTTCAAACTATCCCGGTAAGTTTAAGAGACAGCTAGCAAAAGGTTAAAACAATAAATATTTGGTAGTTAGTTGTCCTCAGATATACACTAGTGCCGCAAGGCGGAATTAAAAATTAAAAATTAAAAATTAAAAATGAATACAGTGTAAGGGTTTCATTGATTTGGAATGGGTGGTTTATTTCCGCCGTGTTGTACTAGTGGTCTGTCCCATTAAATTTGAGGGATAAAAGAACGAACCGCATACTCCTACGGGGATCTTGCTACGCACAGCATTTCGTAGAGAAGAAAATTCTTCCTAGTCCCAGTCCCCAATCCCGGAGCAGTAATCCTGGTGCGATATGTTGAAAAAATCGGTTGCGATCGCACAACATTTCGTACTCTCAGATGAGCGTAGTGTATGATCGATAAGGTTATTCGGTTCTGGTGGGAGTCAGCTACCAGAGGTAACGGGGAAAGTTCGGTGTAAATCCGGCGCTGTCCCGCAACTGTGAACCAATTTGAGATTAAGGAACTCAGGAATCAAAAATCTCAAATTGAGTGAGTCAGGATGCCCGCCGAAATAGATTTATCAGTTTCACATATCTGCGAGGTACAGATGACTACTACTGTAAATATTTCCCCAACCAGTCCCTTGGGTGTTGCTGAACATACTTTATTTGTTTGCAAAACTTGTGCCAGTGTTTGGCAAAATGGCAAACCTTTCGGTGAAAGTGGTGGTCAAAAACTTCTAAACCAACTTCAGCAGCTTGCACAAGATTGGGATTTACGAGATCAATTCCCTATTCAGGAAGTTGAATGTATGAGTGCTTGTAATCGTTCTTGTGTAGTCGCCTTTACTGCCAAAGGCAAATTAACATATTTATTTGGTGACTTAGGCGTTGATGGTAGTGCCTCTGCGGTACTGCAATGTGCTAGTCAATACTATGGCAAAGCAGATGGTTTACTGCCTTGGTCAGAGCGTCCAGAAGGAATGAAGAAGGGCATTTTAGCAAAAATTCCACCTTTATGAATAAGAACTCAGAATCGAATGGCACTAAGAAAACCTGAATACCTGACTATATAAGCACTTTACACTTTTGCTTCTGAAAATTCCCAAAAGATAAAATCAAGTTAAATGATGATAATAATGATTATTATTATTTAAAGGGTGTGAACCCTTCTCCACACCCTCCCTTTTTTATTTTTTTGTTTTTAAACTGTTAATAGAATCAAGGCGCAAGGTGGTTTTCTATTGTTAATGAAACTATCTAATCTGATAATTAAGCAGTTTTTAGTTCAAGATGATATTCTTGTCTTGATTTTTGCATGAGGGGATAAGCTTTGGGGCGACGCTTTCTGACTCTTGGTTCGCTGCGTCCAGGGCGTAACAAGACTTCTTGATGAATTATTATCTTTAATCACGTTTCATAAGTTAGATCGGAAATTTTCCGTATAATAAATAGCTGTTCTGCCAACACAGTATAAAACTTGACAATATAATGCAAAAATCGAACAATTCCCAAACTCAAGCTCCCAAAAAGGAGCGGGACTGGCTCATAGTGATAGGGGTTCCGCTATTCCTGCTACTAGTGAGTGCGCTTATAACCTACATGAATAATCAAGCACAGCTAAAGATTACTGAACAAAAACAGCGAGATGATGTGTTAAATAGCTACATTCAAAATATGAAGGAATTGTTGCTTAAAAAAAACACTTTACTAGATTTTAAAAAAGATGATGTTAGTACAACTCTTGCCCGCACTTTTACTATAACCACATTAAATCAACTCAATAATAGTGAAGAGGATACACAAGGTCGAAATCTCCGCAAAGGTTTGGTTCTTCGATTTTTATCGGAATCACTATTAATTAACAATGAACTTCCAATTGTCCAATTCGGAGGAAGCACCCTCGAAAGTGCCAATTTCAGCGGAGCCAGCCTCAGCGGTCACAACTTCAGCAATGAAGACCTCAGCCATGCTGACCTCACCGGTGCTGACCTCAGCGGTGCCACCCTCAAGTTCGCCAAACTCAACGGTACCAACCTCACCGGTGCCAACCTCAAGGATGCAACCCTCAACGGTGCCACCCTCAGCGGTACCATCCTCAAGGGTGCTGACCTCAGCGGTGCCAAATTTTTAGATGCTAAACTGGAAGATGTAGATTTAAGTCAAGCAAAATCGCTCACCTCAAAACAACTAGAGGGATTAGAGGGAGAAAACCCGCCGTTACTGTGCAAAGTCGAATTGCCCGAAGGATTCCCAGACAAAGACAAGTTCAAACGGGACTGTGAAAAAATACACAATCCAGTACCAACTCCCAAAAGTACCGACAAACAATCTGAAGTAAAGCCCCCCGATCCGAAAGCTGCGAAAGAGATTTCCGAATTGAAAGGGCATCAGGGTTCGGTTGCGTTTAGCCCCGATGGTCAAACCTTGGCGACCAGTGGAGATGACGAGACTATCTGCTTATGGAATACTAAAGGTCAGCTACTGAAGACATTTAAATGCCAAGGGAATCAAACTGCAAACAGGGGTATTAACAGTATTGACTTTAGCCCCGATGGTCAATACTTGGTCAGTGATGCAGGTGGCAAAATCCGCTTGTGGGACTTAAAGAGCGCAAACTTGGTGACTGAAGTCGTCGCAAGTCAAAAACGTCTCAGGAGCGTCAAATTTAATCCCAAGCCCAAGAATGGACAGCAACTAGCAAGCACTGGAGATGACGGCATTATTCACTTGTGGAACTTGCAGGGTCAATCTTTGACAGAAGAACCGTCTACCAGACCTAACTGGCGGTCAGTCGATCCAATCTCGGAAGTCTCGGAGTTAGCATTTAGCCCCGATGGTCAGCAAATAGCTAGCGCTGAAGCTAGCGGGATTGTTAGGTTGTTGAACTTGCAAGAGAAACTTTCGCATCAATTTATAGAACATATACCTCATTCTGTCCTTAGTGTTGCCTTTAGTCCAGATGGCAAGCAACTTGTCAGTAGTTGTGAAACAGGCATGTTTCGTTCCTGGAGTTTACCGGACTACGAGGTGAAAAATAGGTTCGATGATGTTAACGGTGTAGGATTTTATTCTGTCGCCTACGGCCTTGGTGGTAAGCTAATCGTCGTCGGGGATAATAAAGGATATATTAGAATGTGGAAAGTGAACAGTCAGAAACAGTCTCTACCATTTTGGACATCACCGGATCAAAAATCAAAAATTAGAAAAGTCGCTTTTAGTCCCGATGGCAAAATGTTTGCCACCGCAGCCGACGATGGAATAGTTAAATTGTGGCAACTTGAATGATTGAATGGAACTCTTGGTATAGAAGTGCGATTGCGTGCATGACTATTTGCAATTATCATCATTTAACTTGATTTTATTTTTTGGGAATTTTCAGAAGCAAAAGTTTAAAGTGTTTGTATAGTAATAGTAAGGGATTCAGGTTTTCTTATTGCCATTCCTTGTAGTTTGATGTGGTCGGCAGTCCCCTTCTTCATAAATTTAGGGTCTTGAAACCCTTTTTGCAGTTGAATTCCAGTATCTTTCCCCCGCCTCCCTGCCCCCTGCCTCTTGGTCAGAATACCCTTTGTAGGTAGAGTATTATGAATTCTGATTGCAGGACTCCCCCAAGCAATGCTGACTGAAATTTTGCCTTTCCGCTTTGAGTTAGACACGATCGCGATCGCCGGAGCGAGTTTATGGTCATTGGCGCTATATTTAGGTTTTTCCACAACCAGGGAATGGGTAATTAAGCAACTCAACCGCTGGTTTAACTTTGCCGAGCGATCGCTTTATACCAGCCAGTCAGAATTTGAAAAGACTCGTCAAGCTAGAGAATCCCAAAACGCTTTCTACGCCTCACTGTTTAGCATTGTGCCTTTTTTGGTAGTCGGCACTTTATGTAACTGGGGTCTGGAAATTAGTTTAGGTGAAAGTTGGGGAATTAGTACAGGTATATTAGCCTGTATGGGTGCCGGCATTTATGAACTTGGGCGCAGAGATGGAGAATCTTCGGATTAAGAGAGATGAGGGAGATTAGGGCGAATGTTGCTCCCTCATTTCACCCTACTTCCCAATTTCCTCGCTAACAATCTGTGCTATCTTCTGGGCAGCACCGCTTTCACCACGAATATTACGGAGTTTAGCGCGGATTTCAGCCAATTTTTCGGGATGGGCTAATAAATCTACCGTCATTTGTGCAACTTCTTGCGGTTGAAGTTTTCCCACAAGTTCGGGCACTATCTCTTCCTGTGCCCAGATATTTGGCCATGCTAATAAACCTTTGCGTTTCACGAATCTCAGAAATAGCCAATTAATGACCTTAGCAAAAGGCGTACCTACCCCTGGCAGATTTGCTAACAACCCTGGTAAACCATCCCAAGAACGCATAGCGTCAAGTTGCTGCGTTGGCAGCAAA
This Nostoc sp. C052 DNA region includes the following protein-coding sequences:
- a CDS encoding DUF1636 domain-containing protein, which gives rise to MTTTVNISPTSPLGVAEHTLFVCKTCASVWQNGKPFGESGGQKLLNQLQQLAQDWDLRDQFPIQEVECMSACNRSCVVAFTAKGKLTYLFGDLGVDGSASAVLQCASQYYGKADGLLPWSERPEGMKKGILAKIPPL
- a CDS encoding pentapeptide repeat-containing protein, which gives rise to MNNQAQLKITEQKQRDDVLNSYIQNMKELLLKKNTLLDFKKDDVSTTLARTFTITTLNQLNNSEEDTQGRNLRKGLVLRFLSESLLINNELPIVQFGGSTLESANFSGASLSGHNFSNEDLSHADLTGADLSGATLKFAKLNGTNLTGANLKDATLNGATLSGTILKGADLSGAKFLDAKLEDVDLSQAKSLTSKQLEGLEGENPPLLCKVELPEGFPDKDKFKRDCEKIHNPVPTPKSTDKQSEVKPPDPKAAKEISELKGHQGSVAFSPDGQTLATSGDDETICLWNTKGQLLKTFKCQGNQTANRGINSIDFSPDGQYLVSDAGGKIRLWDLKSANLVTEVVASQKRLRSVKFNPKPKNGQQLASTGDDGIIHLWNLQGQSLTEEPSTRPNWRSVDPISEVSELAFSPDGQQIASAEASGIVRLLNLQEKLSHQFIEHIPHSVLSVAFSPDGKQLVSSCETGMFRSWSLPDYEVKNRFDDVNGVGFYSVAYGLGGKLIVVGDNKGYIRMWKVNSQKQSLPFWTSPDQKSKIRKVAFSPDGKMFATAADDGIVKLWQLE